The Chamaesiphon minutus PCC 6605 DNA window TTGGGTATTTTGAGCGGTCACGCAGCTTTATTGACAGCTTTGGATACTGCGGTAATGCGCGTCAAAGCTGGTAAAGATAAATGGACGCCAATTGCTTTAATGGGTGGTTTTGCTGAAGTTGATAATAATGAAGTTACCGTACTAGTTAACGGTGCAGAATTAGGCGAAAAAATCGATCGCGAACAAGCCCAAAAAGAATTTACCGAAGCCGAACAAAAATTAGAAACCGTTTCATCAGATAACCGTCAAGAACAAATTCAAGCGACCCAAGCTTTTAAACGCGCCAGAGCTAGACTGCAAGCTGCTGGTGGCTAGAGCGAGATTGCTGAATTTAAGATTGTAACGCTCGCAATCAGACCTACTTAATTTTATTAATTGAGTGGGTCTTTTTGTTATAAGATTGGAGAAGCTTAGCACCAAACTTAGTTATTGTCTCGCGATTGTCAGACTATATCAAACAAAAAAAGTTCCAGATAAAGTCATCATAAATTTTAACATATATAATCTATCTAAATTTACGAAATACGTATTTTTTTCACTGTTG harbors:
- the atpC gene encoding ATP synthase F1 subunit epsilon, producing MTLTVRVIAPDKTVWDGTADEVILPSITGQLGILSGHAALLTALDTAVMRVKAGKDKWTPIALMGGFAEVDNNEVTVLVNGAELGEKIDREQAQKEFTEAEQKLETVSSDNRQEQIQATQAFKRARARLQAAGG